The Planctomycetaceae bacterium genome contains a region encoding:
- a CDS encoding nitroreductase, translated as MSTESPSTVDILRRVIAGRRSIKPSEFREDPIPDDMIHDMLNNANWAPTHGMTEPWRFFVFCGDARRRLGEFLADVYDGMTPPELRKPAKGDQLISNACRSSHVIAIAMRRQVSEKIPELEEIEAVACAVQNLHLTATAYGIGGYWSSGAAICSSAFRDHLGLGEKDRVLGLFYLGYPANGWPQGSRTPFKDKVTWLHE; from the coding sequence ATGAGCACTGAATCGCCATCGACCGTTGATATCCTTCGGCGCGTCATCGCCGGCCGCCGCAGCATCAAGCCGTCGGAGTTTCGTGAGGACCCGATTCCCGACGATATGATTCACGACATGCTGAACAACGCCAACTGGGCTCCCACACACGGCATGACCGAGCCCTGGCGTTTCTTTGTCTTCTGCGGTGACGCTCGCCGACGGCTGGGCGAATTCCTGGCGGACGTGTACGACGGAATGACACCGCCGGAATTGCGAAAACCCGCCAAAGGTGACCAACTGATTTCCAACGCGTGCCGGTCGTCTCACGTCATCGCCATCGCGATGCGGCGGCAGGTCAGCGAGAAGATCCCCGAATTGGAAGAAATCGAAGCCGTCGCCTGTGCCGTTCAGAATCTGCACCTGACGGCGACGGCATACGGAATCGGTGGCTACTGGTCGTCGGGGGCCGCAATCTGCAGCAGTGCTTTTCGCGACCATCTGGGGCTCGGTGAAAAAGACCGCGTACTGGGACTCTTTTACCTTGGTTATCCCGCCAATGGCTGGCCACAGGGGAGTCGCACCCCGTTTAAGGACAAGGTCACCTGGCTGCACGAGTAG
- a CDS encoding PQQ-dependent sugar dehydrogenase has product MKTFVSKLWSIVFGCLICVVASAAHGEDVRSEFECRFAGEAPTIDGVADDAAWQRADVIDHFYLPWLQQDSRPARAATKARLLWDRQYLYFFAEMDDDDLDAGDDGPFMSWRGDVFELFFKPAEDKPGYYNFQLWAGGTVKDEFLPKRFDGGFKKSVDDGTFHIDAKVVTRGTLNVRTDTDEGWTVEGRIPWSDLNRTGGRPVVDEQWRFALCRYDRSSRRDSPELSTCAPLASQEKPNFHHYEEFALLKFIGPQRRDIADVDGDATSDRLTLLKQNWNRVPSKVAGSPEPPLPFVATRTMPKLSLTFPVVAVNEPGSRRLYLLDQKWSSGPTRLIRTTDNPVSGEVETLYDFPHDGLAYSICFHPQYSDNGYVYLGWNAAKEAGGEKYCMITRLTVDRDSDTVDPESAVEIISWLSDGHNGVAMAFGLDGMMYVTSGDGTSDSDTNLTGQGLDHLLAKVLRIDVEHPDDGRMYSVPSDNPFVGQDGVRPETWAYGLRNPWRMTVDPKTGDLWVGNNGQDLYEQAYLVQRGDNYGWSVYEGSHVFYANRELGPTPHVKPTLEHPHSESRSLTGGVVYYGERFPELAGAYIYGDYSTGKIWGAKVSGGSVMWHKELADTTLQIAAFAIDSDGELLIVDHKASDGGLYTFERNPAPAGAAENFPKKLSDSGLFASVAGHEVHPGVIPYSVNSPLWSDGSIKSRYVYLPPTMTVDGDERPTQIDFQTGSSWDFPDGTVTVKSFALEQREGDPASRRWVETRFLVRQQGEWFGYSYAWNDEQTDAFLVDKEGRDAVFQVSDAGGTATEQPWRFPSRTECMVCHSRAAKFVLGLSSLQLNRVHDYDGVAANQLEVFEWLGVLKLNGAAGDAAEGQRTAPAASSLLAESADKLDRLPDPYDETADLTSRVRSYLHSNCAQCHVEAGGGNAQMKLDFASSLERANIIDVVPLHDKFGIADAKLVAPGSPEQSVLLHRMTIRGRGQMPQLATAKVDQRAVALLARWITELPPSTSSASDN; this is encoded by the coding sequence GTGAAGACTTTCGTTTCGAAATTGTGGTCAATCGTTTTCGGCTGTCTGATTTGCGTCGTCGCATCCGCTGCGCACGGTGAAGACGTCCGGTCGGAATTTGAATGCCGCTTCGCCGGCGAAGCACCGACGATCGACGGCGTGGCCGATGATGCTGCCTGGCAGCGGGCGGACGTAATCGATCACTTCTACCTGCCGTGGCTTCAGCAGGATTCGCGTCCGGCTCGTGCGGCAACGAAGGCTCGGCTGTTATGGGATCGGCAGTACCTGTACTTCTTTGCCGAAATGGACGACGACGATCTGGACGCGGGCGACGACGGGCCATTCATGAGTTGGCGCGGGGATGTCTTCGAATTGTTCTTCAAGCCCGCCGAAGATAAGCCGGGATATTACAATTTCCAGTTGTGGGCGGGTGGCACCGTTAAGGACGAATTCCTGCCAAAACGCTTTGATGGCGGCTTCAAAAAATCGGTGGACGACGGCACCTTTCACATTGACGCGAAGGTTGTCACCAGAGGCACACTCAACGTTCGGACGGACACCGACGAAGGCTGGACTGTCGAAGGCCGCATTCCGTGGTCGGATCTGAATCGCACCGGAGGCCGGCCGGTTGTCGATGAACAGTGGCGGTTCGCTCTGTGTCGTTACGACCGCTCCAGTCGACGAGACAGCCCGGAACTTTCCACCTGCGCGCCGCTGGCTTCACAGGAGAAGCCGAACTTCCATCACTATGAAGAGTTTGCGCTTCTGAAGTTCATCGGCCCGCAGCGCCGCGACATCGCCGATGTTGACGGTGACGCAACATCGGATCGACTGACGCTGCTGAAGCAGAATTGGAATCGCGTGCCGTCGAAAGTCGCCGGTTCACCCGAACCACCGCTGCCATTTGTCGCCACGCGAACGATGCCGAAGTTGTCGCTGACGTTTCCTGTTGTAGCCGTCAACGAGCCAGGCAGTCGTCGTTTGTATCTGCTGGATCAGAAGTGGTCGTCCGGGCCGACTCGACTGATTCGAACAACCGACAATCCTGTATCCGGCGAAGTCGAGACCCTGTACGACTTTCCGCACGACGGGCTGGCCTACAGCATCTGTTTCCATCCGCAATATTCGGACAATGGCTACGTGTATCTCGGCTGGAACGCGGCAAAGGAAGCGGGTGGAGAAAAGTACTGCATGATTACGCGACTGACGGTTGATCGCGATTCGGATACCGTCGATCCGGAATCCGCCGTGGAAATCATTTCGTGGCTGTCCGATGGTCACAACGGTGTTGCGATGGCGTTCGGGCTCGACGGCATGATGTACGTCACCAGCGGAGACGGTACCAGCGATTCCGACACGAATCTGACCGGCCAGGGACTGGATCATCTGCTGGCCAAGGTGCTGCGCATCGACGTCGAACATCCCGACGACGGCCGCATGTACAGCGTGCCTTCCGACAATCCGTTTGTCGGACAGGACGGCGTTCGTCCCGAAACGTGGGCCTATGGACTCCGCAATCCGTGGCGCATGACGGTTGATCCGAAAACCGGTGACCTGTGGGTCGGAAACAACGGTCAGGATCTTTACGAACAGGCGTATCTTGTTCAGCGGGGCGACAACTACGGCTGGAGCGTTTACGAAGGCAGTCACGTGTTTTATGCCAACCGCGAACTCGGCCCGACACCGCACGTCAAGCCGACGCTGGAGCATCCTCATTCCGAATCCCGATCGCTGACCGGCGGAGTCGTGTACTACGGCGAGCGATTTCCGGAACTGGCGGGAGCCTACATTTACGGCGACTATTCCACCGGAAAGATCTGGGGAGCGAAGGTGAGTGGCGGCAGCGTCATGTGGCACAAGGAGTTGGCCGACACAACACTGCAGATCGCCGCGTTTGCCATCGATTCGGATGGTGAACTGCTGATTGTCGACCACAAGGCCAGCGACGGCGGTCTGTACACATTCGAACGAAATCCCGCGCCGGCCGGTGCGGCGGAGAATTTTCCAAAGAAGTTGAGTGACAGCGGGCTGTTCGCATCCGTCGCCGGTCACGAAGTGCATCCCGGAGTGATTCCGTATTCGGTGAATTCACCGTTGTGGTCCGACGGCAGCATCAAGAGCCGGTACGTTTATCTACCGCCGACGATGACCGTGGACGGCGACGAGCGGCCGACTCAGATCGATTTTCAAACCGGCAGCAGTTGGGATTTTCCGGACGGCACCGTCACCGTGAAGTCGTTCGCCCTGGAGCAGCGTGAAGGCGATCCCGCATCGCGTCGCTGGGTGGAAACGCGGTTTCTGGTCAGGCAGCAGGGCGAATGGTTTGGGTATTCGTACGCGTGGAACGATGAGCAAACCGACGCGTTTCTTGTCGACAAAGAAGGCCGTGACGCGGTCTTCCAGGTTTCGGATGCCGGCGGCACGGCCACCGAACAGCCGTGGCGGTTTCCCAGCCGAACCGAATGCATGGTCTGTCACAGCCGAGCGGCAAAGTTTGTTCTGGGGCTGTCGTCGCTGCAGCTCAACAGAGTTCACGACTACGACGGCGTTGCTGCGAATCAACTGGAAGTCTTCGAATGGCTGGGTGTCCTGAAATTGAACGGTGCGGCCGGTGATGCCGCGGAAGGACAGCGCACCGCGCCGGCTGCATCGTCGCTGCTTGCGGAATCGGCAGACAAGCTTGATCGCCTGCCGGATCCATACGACGAAACCGCCGATCTGACGTCGCGGGTTCGATCGTATCTGCATTCCAACTGCGCGCAGTGTCACGTGGAAGCCGGTGGCGGGAATGCTCAGATGAAGCTCGATTTCGCATCCAGCCTGGAACGAGCCAACATCATCGACGTGGTGCCGCTGCACGACAAATTCGGCATCGCTGATGCGAAGCTTGTGGCGCCGGGTTCGCCCGAACAATCCGTGTTGCTGCACCGCATGACGATCCGCGGCCGAGGTCAGATGCCTCAACTGGCGACCGCGAAAGTTGACCAGCGCGCGGTGGCGCTGCTGGCTCGCTGGATCACGGAGCTGCCGCCGTCAACATCATCTGCGTCGGACAATTAA
- a CDS encoding redoxin domain-containing protein, producing MSKFFSGITAVAFAGLLGISGCQQEAGTASTGSSAAADPGSPAPGTTASSPLPPGTSVEATPAAGTRATATTATPASSSTTSDRSDANLPKPDLNPGDAAPQISISKWVQGKPVEKFEGGQIYVVEFWATWCGPCLQAMPHMSELQQHYGDKVQFIGISNEDDETVGTFMERKSHLGKVWSEVLSYRIALDRNDATNTSYMQAAMQNGIPCAFIVGRTGNVEWVGHPMTIDEPLQAVVDGTWDTAAARAEFIEENALELMQQQINMAAQEGDFKKALGLCDEVDRLFSGNEEPLTFMRIQLHAMSGDTAALQKFSTETVEKNFEKVEILNAVAYALANSSELPESVKALAVKAARQASKLSDDKDPNVLDTLATALHASGDLTGAVEAMEKAVAGAPGYAMFEQKLDNYKADAAKAADGK from the coding sequence ATGAGTAAGTTCTTTTCAGGAATAACGGCTGTTGCGTTCGCCGGCCTGCTGGGCATCTCCGGATGTCAGCAGGAAGCGGGTACTGCTTCAACCGGCTCCAGTGCGGCAGCAGACCCTGGTTCACCGGCACCCGGCACGACGGCGTCAAGCCCGCTTCCTCCGGGCACATCGGTTGAAGCCACTCCGGCGGCCGGCACCCGGGCGACGGCAACAACGGCCACACCCGCGTCCAGTTCAACAACATCCGACCGTTCCGATGCCAACCTCCCGAAGCCGGACCTGAACCCGGGCGACGCAGCTCCTCAGATTTCGATTTCGAAATGGGTCCAGGGCAAGCCGGTCGAGAAGTTTGAAGGCGGCCAGATCTACGTCGTCGAATTCTGGGCGACATGGTGCGGCCCGTGCCTTCAGGCCATGCCTCACATGAGCGAACTGCAGCAGCACTATGGTGACAAGGTGCAATTCATCGGCATTTCCAATGAAGATGACGAAACCGTTGGCACGTTCATGGAACGCAAGTCGCATCTGGGAAAGGTCTGGTCGGAAGTCCTGAGCTACCGAATTGCGCTGGACCGAAACGATGCCACAAACACGTCGTACATGCAGGCCGCAATGCAGAACGGTATCCCGTGTGCTTTTATCGTGGGACGAACCGGCAATGTGGAATGGGTTGGTCATCCGATGACCATCGACGAGCCGCTGCAGGCCGTTGTTGACGGTACCTGGGATACCGCTGCCGCTCGCGCTGAATTCATTGAAGAAAACGCCCTGGAACTCATGCAACAGCAGATCAACATGGCGGCTCAGGAAGGCGACTTCAAGAAAGCACTTGGCCTGTGCGACGAGGTGGACCGGCTGTTCTCCGGCAATGAGGAACCGCTGACCTTTATGCGAATTCAACTGCACGCCATGTCCGGCGACACGGCGGCGTTGCAGAAGTTTTCCACGGAAACCGTCGAGAAGAACTTTGAAAAAGTAGAAATCCTGAACGCCGTCGCATACGCCCTGGCAAACTCCTCAGAACTCCCGGAATCCGTTAAGGCGCTGGCTGTAAAGGCCGCCCGTCAGGCTTCGAAGCTGAGCGACGACAAGGATCCCAACGTGCTGGACACGCTGGCGACAGCCCTGCACGCCAGCGGTGACCTGACCGGAGCTGTCGAGGCCATGGAAAAGGCCGTCGCCGGCGCTCCTGGATACGCCATGTTCGAACAGAAACTCGATAACTATAAAGCGGATGCCGCAAAGGCCGCCGACGGCAAGTAG
- a CDS encoding ABC transporter permease — protein MKQSLSVHPLVQLFLARVREFLRQPEAVFWAYVFPLVMVIALGLAFRSEPVEAVSVAVQEGPLAEATADRLRSDKRFIVSVHSEEEVRRRLRVGRSELIVIADETPAGPGYTYLFDPTRPGSVLARNTVDDTLQREAGRQDVAETRDEQISEPGSRYIDFLVPGLLGLGLMGGGVWGVGFAIVDMRIRQLLKRFVGTPMKKSHFVASMMLSRMVFMVPEIVVLLAFSRLLFGVTNHGSYWLVGLLVVLGAFEFAGIGLLIASRAKTLESFSGLMNLVLVPMWIGSGIFFSAERFPAVVQPVIAVMPLTPLIAALRSVMQEGAGMTEILPQLSLVAAWGAITFVLSLKLFRWE, from the coding sequence ATGAAGCAGTCTCTGTCAGTGCACCCGCTGGTCCAGTTATTCCTGGCCCGAGTCCGCGAATTCCTTCGTCAGCCGGAAGCCGTGTTCTGGGCCTACGTCTTTCCGCTGGTGATGGTGATTGCTCTGGGACTGGCCTTTCGCAGCGAACCCGTCGAAGCGGTGTCCGTCGCGGTTCAGGAAGGACCGCTTGCCGAAGCCACCGCCGACCGGCTGCGAAGTGACAAGCGGTTCATCGTGTCCGTTCATTCCGAAGAGGAAGTTCGACGGCGGCTGAGGGTCGGCAGGAGCGAACTGATCGTGATTGCCGACGAAACTCCCGCAGGTCCCGGCTACACGTATCTGTTCGACCCGACGCGGCCCGGCAGCGTCCTGGCTCGCAACACGGTTGACGACACACTGCAGCGCGAGGCGGGCAGGCAGGACGTGGCGGAAACTCGCGATGAGCAGATTTCGGAGCCGGGCAGCCGCTATATCGATTTTCTGGTGCCGGGGCTGCTGGGGCTGGGACTGATGGGAGGCGGCGTTTGGGGCGTCGGCTTTGCCATCGTTGACATGCGGATTCGCCAGTTGCTGAAACGCTTTGTCGGAACGCCGATGAAGAAGTCTCATTTCGTGGCTTCCATGATGCTCAGCCGCATGGTGTTTATGGTGCCGGAAATCGTGGTGCTGCTGGCATTTTCGCGGCTGCTGTTCGGAGTCACGAATCACGGCAGCTACTGGCTGGTGGGACTGCTGGTGGTGCTGGGAGCATTCGAATTCGCGGGGATCGGTCTGCTGATCGCCAGCCGCGCGAAAACGCTGGAATCGTTTTCAGGACTGATGAATCTGGTCCTGGTGCCGATGTGGATCGGTTCCGGAATCTTCTTTTCCGCGGAACGGTTTCCTGCTGTCGTGCAGCCGGTCATCGCCGTGATGCCGCTGACTCCCCTGATCGCCGCCCTGCGAAGCGTGATGCAGGAAGGTGCCGGCATGACCGAAATCCTGCCGCAACTGAGTCTGGTGGCAGCGTGGGGCGCGATCACGTTTGTGCTGAGTCTGAAGCTGTTTCGCTGGGAATGA
- a CDS encoding ABC transporter ATP-binding protein — translation MQPAIECVQLTKTWPGKPPVEAVRGIDLRIEEGECFGVLGPNGAGKTTTIEICEGLLSATSGDARIFGQSWADHASAIREQIGISLQETHLSDKLTVLETVTLFRSFYRSGIAPEEVIAAVSLQEKTHARIKELSGGQKQRVALATSLVGNPRLLFLDEPTTGLDPQSRREVWSIIRSFRERGGTILLTTHYMDEAERLCDRVAIFDHGKILALDTPRNLIAGLGAEHFVEFTVTTDQSAALDDDFGSDLPGVLSARTEASVHCLSVTQPHVAIPALLQRLTEQSAELTSLTTHQASLEDVFVHHAGHGLNAGETAVTA, via the coding sequence ATGCAGCCCGCGATCGAGTGTGTTCAACTGACCAAGACCTGGCCGGGAAAACCGCCCGTCGAAGCCGTGCGCGGGATCGACCTGCGGATTGAGGAAGGCGAGTGCTTCGGAGTGCTGGGACCCAACGGCGCAGGCAAGACCACGACGATCGAAATCTGCGAAGGCCTGTTGTCCGCCACGTCCGGCGACGCTCGCATCTTCGGACAAAGCTGGGCGGACCATGCGTCAGCGATTCGCGAGCAGATCGGCATTTCGCTGCAGGAAACGCACCTGTCGGACAAACTGACGGTGCTGGAAACGGTCACCCTGTTTCGGAGTTTTTATCGTTCCGGTATAGCTCCGGAAGAAGTCATCGCTGCCGTTTCGCTGCAGGAGAAGACTCACGCCCGAATCAAGGAACTGTCCGGCGGCCAGAAGCAGCGAGTGGCTCTGGCGACGTCGCTGGTTGGCAATCCCCGGCTGCTGTTTCTGGACGAACCCACAACCGGACTGGACCCGCAGTCACGGCGCGAAGTCTGGTCGATCATTCGCAGCTTCCGTGAACGCGGCGGCACGATTCTGCTGACGACTCACTACATGGATGAAGCCGAGCGATTGTGTGACCGCGTCGCAATCTTCGATCACGGAAAGATCCTGGCTCTGGACACTCCCCGTAATCTGATCGCCGGGCTGGGAGCCGAGCATTTCGTCGAATTCACGGTCACCACTGACCAGAGTGCTGCGCTGGACGACGATTTCGGCAGCGACCTTCCGGGAGTCCTGAGCGCCCGAACGGAAGCCAGCGTCCACTGCCTGTCCGTGACTCAGCCCCACGTCGCGATTCCGGCCCTGCTGCAGCGGCTGACCGAACAGTCGGCGGAACTCACCTCCCTGACAACGCATCAGGCATCGCTGGAAGACGTTTTCGTTCACCACGCCGGACACGGGCTGAACGCCGGGGAAACGGCGGTGACCGCATGA